One genomic window of Syngnathus acus chromosome 11, fSynAcu1.2, whole genome shotgun sequence includes the following:
- the usf2 gene encoding upstream stimulatory factor 2 isoform X3 yields MDMLEQSVDSSASHDKQESDDIEQLQEAGEVEDQSAGTISAVQQAAFSDHNVQYQFRTDNNGGQVTYRVVQVTDDHIDSSSDATAAVSVVSAATFAGAPQAVIQNPFSNGGSPVGETVGGETRFAYFPAAAVTDGTATAVSVQTTSEPTITQGAGQFYVMMTPPDVLQSATQRTIAPRTHTYPGKVDGPRAPRDERRRAQHNEVERRRRDKINNWIVTLSKIIPDCNIDNRTGASKGGILSKACDYIRELRQNNQRLQESCKEVERIELDNELLRQQLEELKGDNALLRAQLQQHGVELNGDSTAQ; encoded by the exons ATGGATATGCTGGAGCAGAGTGTGGACAGCTCGGCGAG TCACGACAAACAGGAATCCGACGACATTGAGCAGTTACAGGAAG CAGGAGAAGTAGAGGATCAGTCAGCTGGGACCATTTCTGCTGTCCAACAGGCTGCTTTCTCTGACCACAATGTCCAGTACCAGTTTCGCACAGACAATAATGGCGGGCAG GTGACCTATCGTGTCGTCCAGGTGACAGACGACCACATTGATTCATCCTCCGACGCCACTGCTGCTGTTAGCGTCGTCTCCGCCGCAACATTTGCAGGAGCACCTCAG GCTGTGATCCAGAACCCTTTCAGTAACGGGGGCAGTCCTGTCGGGGAGACGGTAGGAGGAGAGACACGTTTCGCCTACTTTCCCGCCGCCGCTGTCACCGACGGGACAGCCACAGCCGTGTCGGTGCAAACCACCTCTGAACCCACAATCACACAGGGGGcag GTCAGTTCTACGTAATGATGACCCCTCCTGATGTGCTGCAGTCGGCAACTCAACGGACCATTGcaccgcgcacacacacttacccAGG GAAGGTGGACGGTCCACGAGCACCAAGGGATGAAAGAAGAAGAGCGCAACACAATGAGG tggagagaagaagaagagacaAGATTAACAACTGGATCGTCACACTTTCGAAAATCATCCCTGACTGTAACATAGACAACAGAACTGGAGCT AGTAAAGGAGGCATCCTGTCCAAAGCTTGCGATTACATCAGAGAGCTGCGTCAGAATAACCAACGATTGCAGGAGAGCTGCAAAGAAGTGGAGCGAATCGAGCTGGACAACGAACTGCTTCGACAACAG CTTGAGGAACTCAAGGGCGACAACGCGCTGCTTCGAGCGCAGCTACAGCAGCACGGCGTCGAACTCAACGGAGACTCAACCGCCCAGTGA
- the usf2 gene encoding upstream stimulatory factor 2 isoform X2, translating into MDMLEQSVDSSASHDKQESDDIEQLQEGEVEDQSAGTISAVQQAAFSDHNVQYQFRTDNNGGQVTYRVVQVTDDHIDSSSDATAAVSVVSAATFAGAPQAVIQNPFSNGGSPVGETVGGETRFAYFPAAAVTDGTATAVSVQTTSEPTITQGAGQFYVMMTPPDVLQSATQRTIAPRTHTYPGDVGESEMLQHGSTNWKVDGPRAPRDERRRAQHNEVERRRRDKINNWIVTLSKIIPDCNIDNRTGASKGGILSKACDYIRELRQNNQRLQESCKEVERIELDNELLRQQLEELKGDNALLRAQLQQHGVELNGDSTAQ; encoded by the exons ATGGATATGCTGGAGCAGAGTGTGGACAGCTCGGCGAG TCACGACAAACAGGAATCCGACGACATTGAGCAGTTACAGGAAG GAGAAGTAGAGGATCAGTCAGCTGGGACCATTTCTGCTGTCCAACAGGCTGCTTTCTCTGACCACAATGTCCAGTACCAGTTTCGCACAGACAATAATGGCGGGCAG GTGACCTATCGTGTCGTCCAGGTGACAGACGACCACATTGATTCATCCTCCGACGCCACTGCTGCTGTTAGCGTCGTCTCCGCCGCAACATTTGCAGGAGCACCTCAG GCTGTGATCCAGAACCCTTTCAGTAACGGGGGCAGTCCTGTCGGGGAGACGGTAGGAGGAGAGACACGTTTCGCCTACTTTCCCGCCGCCGCTGTCACCGACGGGACAGCCACAGCCGTGTCGGTGCAAACCACCTCTGAACCCACAATCACACAGGGGGcag GTCAGTTCTACGTAATGATGACCCCTCCTGATGTGCTGCAGTCGGCAACTCAACGGACCATTGcaccgcgcacacacacttacccAGG AGACGTTGGTGAAAGCGAGATGTTGCAGCATGGCAGCACAAACTG GAAGGTGGACGGTCCACGAGCACCAAGGGATGAAAGAAGAAGAGCGCAACACAATGAGG tggagagaagaagaagagacaAGATTAACAACTGGATCGTCACACTTTCGAAAATCATCCCTGACTGTAACATAGACAACAGAACTGGAGCT AGTAAAGGAGGCATCCTGTCCAAAGCTTGCGATTACATCAGAGAGCTGCGTCAGAATAACCAACGATTGCAGGAGAGCTGCAAAGAAGTGGAGCGAATCGAGCTGGACAACGAACTGCTTCGACAACAG CTTGAGGAACTCAAGGGCGACAACGCGCTGCTTCGAGCGCAGCTACAGCAGCACGGCGTCGAACTCAACGGAGACTCAACCGCCCAGTGA
- the usf2 gene encoding upstream stimulatory factor 2 isoform X1, whose amino-acid sequence MDMLEQSVDSSASHDKQESDDIEQLQEAGEVEDQSAGTISAVQQAAFSDHNVQYQFRTDNNGGQVTYRVVQVTDDHIDSSSDATAAVSVVSAATFAGAPQAVIQNPFSNGGSPVGETVGGETRFAYFPAAAVTDGTATAVSVQTTSEPTITQGAGQFYVMMTPPDVLQSATQRTIAPRTHTYPGDVGESEMLQHGSTNWKVDGPRAPRDERRRAQHNEVERRRRDKINNWIVTLSKIIPDCNIDNRTGASKGGILSKACDYIRELRQNNQRLQESCKEVERIELDNELLRQQLEELKGDNALLRAQLQQHGVELNGDSTAQ is encoded by the exons ATGGATATGCTGGAGCAGAGTGTGGACAGCTCGGCGAG TCACGACAAACAGGAATCCGACGACATTGAGCAGTTACAGGAAG CAGGAGAAGTAGAGGATCAGTCAGCTGGGACCATTTCTGCTGTCCAACAGGCTGCTTTCTCTGACCACAATGTCCAGTACCAGTTTCGCACAGACAATAATGGCGGGCAG GTGACCTATCGTGTCGTCCAGGTGACAGACGACCACATTGATTCATCCTCCGACGCCACTGCTGCTGTTAGCGTCGTCTCCGCCGCAACATTTGCAGGAGCACCTCAG GCTGTGATCCAGAACCCTTTCAGTAACGGGGGCAGTCCTGTCGGGGAGACGGTAGGAGGAGAGACACGTTTCGCCTACTTTCCCGCCGCCGCTGTCACCGACGGGACAGCCACAGCCGTGTCGGTGCAAACCACCTCTGAACCCACAATCACACAGGGGGcag GTCAGTTCTACGTAATGATGACCCCTCCTGATGTGCTGCAGTCGGCAACTCAACGGACCATTGcaccgcgcacacacacttacccAGG AGACGTTGGTGAAAGCGAGATGTTGCAGCATGGCAGCACAAACTG GAAGGTGGACGGTCCACGAGCACCAAGGGATGAAAGAAGAAGAGCGCAACACAATGAGG tggagagaagaagaagagacaAGATTAACAACTGGATCGTCACACTTTCGAAAATCATCCCTGACTGTAACATAGACAACAGAACTGGAGCT AGTAAAGGAGGCATCCTGTCCAAAGCTTGCGATTACATCAGAGAGCTGCGTCAGAATAACCAACGATTGCAGGAGAGCTGCAAAGAAGTGGAGCGAATCGAGCTGGACAACGAACTGCTTCGACAACAG CTTGAGGAACTCAAGGGCGACAACGCGCTGCTTCGAGCGCAGCTACAGCAGCACGGCGTCGAACTCAACGGAGACTCAACCGCCCAGTGA
- the LOC119129925 gene encoding lamin-A-like isoform X1: MATPKTTPRGANHALSPNRITRLQEKKDLSNLNDRLAVYIDKVRSLEVENAGLRLRITESETEVSRELTGLKAAYETELADARKTLDSVAKERARLQLEVGKLREEFKELKARNTKKESDLAGALQRLKDLEALLNSKDASLTTALGEKRSLETENRDLKTQVAKLDTSLGDARKQLQDEMLRRVDGENRIQTLKEELEFQKNLHSEELREVKRRHESRVVELENGRQEDYESKLADALMEMRSQHELQIKLYKEEIEKTYNSKLEGARQSADRSSHLVGAAHEELQQTRIRLESVSSQLSQLQKQLAARDAKVKDLEEALSRERDTMRRLLGEKDREMADIRQRMQQQLDEYQELMDVKLALDMEISAYRKLLEGEEERLRLSPSPPPTRMAGSRSSTTSVHSRSFNCSAHNSSGKRKRPNDTDSEASSFAGSAVARTRITQQASASGRVTVDEVDQDGKYVRLSNKADEDQNLGNWQVKRQVGSSAPIAFKFPAKFILKAGRRVTIWAAGAGGNHNPPSDLVWKTQANWGTGDQFQTTLINANGEEMAMRKVTRTHLEDDDDDMQVAHSTCGDSEYNLRSRTVMCGSCGFSPDKPNNGSSVSTASRSYRTGGISEGFLPHSYVFSSSTPRKTGIRTETCPIM; this comes from the exons ATGGCGACCCCAAAAACCACTCCTCGAGGTGCAAACCATGCCCTCTCCCCCAACCGCATCACACGTCTCCAGGAGAAGAAAGATCTCAGCAACCTCAACGACCGTCTGGCCGTTTACATCGACAAGGTCCGTTCCCTGGAAGTGGAGAACGCCGGCTTGCGTTTGCGCATCACTGAATCCGAAACAGAGGTGTCCCGGGAGCTGACGGGCCTGAAGGCCGCTTACGAGACGGAGCTGGCGGATGCCCGTAAGACTCTGGACTCGGTGGCCAAAGAGCGTGCACGTCTGCAGCTGGAGGTGGGCAAGCTGAGGGAGGAATTCAAGGAGCTGAAAGCAAG GAACACGAAGAAAGAATCCGATCTGGCAGGAGCGCTGCAGAGGCTCAAAGACTTGGAAGCCTTGCTGAACTCCAAGGACGCGTCTTTGACGACAGCGTTAGGAGAAAAGCGTAGCCTTGAGACAGAAAATCGAGATCTGAAGACGCAGGTTGCCAAG CTCGACACCAGCTTGGGAGATGCCCGAAAGCAGCTGCAGGATGAGATGCTCAGGAGGGTGGATGGAGAGAATCGCATTCAAACCCTTAAAGAGGAGCTGGAGTTTCAAAAGAACCTGCATTCCGAG GAGTTGCGCGAGGTCAAACGCCGGCACGAGTCTCGCGTGGTGGAGTTGGAAAACGGCCGCCAGGAAGATTATGAAAGCAAACTGGCCGACGCCTTGATGGAGATGCGAAGCCAGCATGAACTTCAAATTAAACTCTACAAGGAGGAGATTGAGAAGACCTACAACTCCAAG CTGGAAGGTGCTCGCCAGTCAGCGGACCGAAGCAGCCACCTGGTGGGCGCGGCGCACGAGGAGCTCCAGCAGACCCGGATCCGACTGGAGTCCGTTTCATCTCAATTAAGCCAGCTTCAAAAACAG CTTGCAGCCCGTGATGCAAAAGTGAAAGATCTGGAGGAGGCTCTGTCTAGAGAGAGGGACACCATGCGTCGCCTCCTCGGGGAGAAAGACCGAGAAATGGCCGACATTAGGCAGCGgatgcagcagcagctggaTGAGTATCAGGAGCTAATGGATGTCAAGCTAGCGCTGGATATGGAGATAAGTGCCTACAGGAAGTTGCTTGAAGGCGAGGAGGagag GCTACGCCTTTCCCCGAGTCCACCGCCGACAAGGATGGCAGGAAGTCGCTCCTCGACCACGTCGGTTCATTCCCGATCCTTCAACTGCAGCGCTCACAACTCCAGCGGGAAGAGGAAGCGTCCCAACGACACGGACAGCGAGGCTTCGAGCTTCGCCGGAAGCGCCGTGGCTCGTACTCGCATCACCCAGCAGGCCTCTGCTAGCGGGCGGGTCACCGTGGATGAGGTGGACCAGGATGGCAAATATGTCCGACTCAGCAATAAAGCAGATGAG GATCAGAATTTGGGGAACTGGCAGGTGAAGCGCCAGGTTGGATCTTCTGCTCCCATCGCATTCAAGTTTCCCGCAAAGTTCATCCTAAAGGCCGGCCGGAGAGTCACG ATCTGGGCGGCTGGCGCTGGCGGAAACCACAATCCTCCCTCTGATCTAGTCTGGAAGACACAGGCCAACTGGGGAACCGGAGACCAGTTCCAGACTACCTTGATCAACGCTAACGGAGAG GAAATGGCGATGAGGAAAGTCACTCGCACACATTTggaagacgatgatgacgacatg CAGGTTGCTCACAGCACCTGCGGGGACAGCGAGTACAATCTTCGTAGTCGTACAGTTATGTGCGGCTCCTGCGGATTCTCCCCGGACAAGCCCAACAACGGCAGCTCCGTGTCTACGGCTTCCCGCTCCTACCGTACTGGTGGCATCTCAGAGGGTTTTCTGCCTCATTCCTACGTGTTCAGTAGTAGCACACCTCGCAAG actggAATCCGAACTGAGACCTGTCCAATAATGTGA
- the LOC119129925 gene encoding lamin-A-like isoform X2, translating into MATPKTTPRGANHALSPNRITRLQEKKDLSNLNDRLAVYIDKVRSLEVENAGLRLRITESETEVSRELTGLKAAYETELADARKTLDSVAKERARLQLEVGKLREEFKELKARNTKKESDLAGALQRLKDLEALLNSKDASLTTALGEKRSLETENRDLKTQVAKLDTSLGDARKQLQDEMLRRVDGENRIQTLKEELEFQKNLHSEELREVKRRHESRVVELENGRQEDYESKLADALMEMRSQHELQIKLYKEEIEKTYNSKLEGARQSADRSSHLVGAAHEELQQTRIRLESVSSQLSQLQKQLAARDAKVKDLEEALSRERDTMRRLLGEKDREMADIRQRMQQQLDEYQELMDVKLALDMEISAYRKLLEGEEERLRLSPSPPPTRMAGSRSSTTSVHSRSFNCSAHNSSGKRKRPNDTDSEASSFAGSAVARTRITQQASASGRVTVDEVDQDGKYVRLSNKADEDQNLGNWQVKRQVGSSAPIAFKFPAKFILKAGRRVTIWAAGAGGNHNPPSDLVWKTQANWGTGDQFQTTLINANGEEMAMRKVTRTHLEDDDDDMQVAHSTCGDSEYNLRSRTVMCGSCGFSPDKPNNGSSVSTASRSYRTGGISEGFLPHSYVFSSSTPRKTGIRTETCPIM; encoded by the exons ATGGCGACCCCAAAAACCACTCCTCGAGGTGCAAACCATGCCCTCTCCCCCAACCGCATCACACGTCTCCAGGAGAAGAAAGATCTCAGCAACCTCAACGACCGTCTGGCCGTTTACATCGACAAGGTCCGTTCCCTGGAAGTGGAGAACGCCGGCTTGCGTTTGCGCATCACTGAATCCGAAACAGAGGTGTCCCGGGAGCTGACGGGCCTGAAGGCCGCTTACGAGACGGAGCTGGCGGATGCCCGTAAGACTCTGGACTCGGTGGCCAAAGAGCGTGCACGTCTGCAGCTGGAGGTGGGCAAGCTGAGGGAGGAATTCAAGGAGCTGAAAGCAAG GAACACGAAGAAAGAATCCGATCTGGCAGGAGCGCTGCAGAGGCTCAAAGACTTGGAAGCCTTGCTGAACTCCAAGGACGCGTCTTTGACGACAGCGTTAGGAGAAAAGCGTAGCCTTGAGACAGAAAATCGAGATCTGAAGACGCAGGTTGCCAAG CTCGACACCAGCTTGGGAGATGCCCGAAAGCAGCTGCAGGATGAGATGCTCAGGAGGGTGGATGGAGAGAATCGCATTCAAACCCTTAAAGAGGAGCTGGAGTTTCAAAAGAACCTGCATTCCGAG GAGTTGCGCGAGGTCAAACGCCGGCACGAGTCTCGCGTGGTGGAGTTGGAAAACGGCCGCCAGGAAGATTATGAAAGCAAACTGGCCGACGCCTTGATGGAGATGCGAAGCCAGCATGAACTTCAAATTAAACTCTACAAGGAGGAGATTGAGAAGACCTACAACTCCAAG CTGGAAGGTGCTCGCCAGTCAGCGGACCGAAGCAGCCACCTGGTGGGCGCGGCGCACGAGGAGCTCCAGCAGACCCGGATCCGACTGGAGTCCGTTTCATCTCAATTAAGCCAGCTTCAAAAACAG CTTGCAGCCCGTGATGCAAAAGTGAAAGATCTGGAGGAGGCTCTGTCTAGAGAGAGGGACACCATGCGTCGCCTCCTCGGGGAGAAAGACCGAGAAATGGCCGACATTAGGCAGCGgatgcagcagcagctggaTGAGTATCAGGAGCTAATGGATGTCAAGCTAGCGCTGGATATGGAGATAAGTGCCTACAGGAAGTTGCTTGAAGGCGAGGAGGagag GCTACGCCTTTCCCCGAGTCCACCGCCGACAAGGATGGCAGGAAGTCGCTCCTCGACCACGTCGGTTCATTCCCGATCCTTCAACTGCAGCGCTCACAACTCCAGCGGGAAGAGGAAGCGTCCCAACGACACGGACAGCGAGGCTTCGAGCTTCGCCGGAAGCGCCGTGGCTCGTACTCGCATCACCCAGCAGGCCTCTGCTAGCGGGCGGGTCACCGTGGATGAGGTGGACCAGGATGGCAAATATGTCCGACTCAGCAATAAAGCAGATGAG GATCAGAATTTGGGGAACTGGCAGGTGAAGCGCCAGGTTGGATCTTCTGCTCCCATCGCATTCAAGTTTCCCGCAAAGTTCATCCTAAAGGCCGGCCGGAGAGTCACG ATCTGGGCGGCTGGCGCTGGCGGAAACCACAATCCTCCCTCTGATCTAGTCTGGAAGACACAGGCCAACTGGGGAACCGGAGACCAGTTCCAGACTACCTTGATCAACGCTAACGGAGAG GAAATGGCGATGAGGAAAGTCACTCGCACACATTTggaagacgatgatgacgacatg CAGGTTGCTCACAGCACCTGCGGGGACAGCGAGTACAATCTTCGTAGTCGTACAGTTATGTGCGGCTCCTGCGGATTCTCCCCGGACAAGCCCAACAACGGCAGCTCCGTGTCTACGGCTTCCCGCTCCTACCGTACTGGTGGCATCTCAGAGGGTTTTCTGCCTCATTCCTACGTGTTCAGTAGTAGCACACCTCGCAAG ACTGGAATCCGAACTGAGACCTGTCCAATAATGTGA
- the LOC119129925 gene encoding lamin-A-like isoform X3, which translates to MATPKTTPRGANHALSPNRITRLQEKKDLSNLNDRLAVYIDKVRSLEVENAGLRLRITESETEVSRELTGLKAAYETELADARKTLDSVAKERARLQLEVGKLREEFKELKARNTKKESDLAGALQRLKDLEALLNSKDASLTTALGEKRSLETENRDLKTQVAKLDTSLGDARKQLQDEMLRRVDGENRIQTLKEELEFQKNLHSEELREVKRRHESRVVELENGRQEDYESKLADALMEMRSQHELQIKLYKEEIEKTYNSKLEGARQSADRSSHLVGAAHEELQQTRIRLESVSSQLSQLQKQLAARDAKVKDLEEALSRERDTMRRLLGEKDREMADIRQRMQQQLDEYQELMDVKLALDMEISAYRKLLEGEEERLRLSPSPPPTRMAGSRSSTTSVHSRSFNCSAHNSSGKRKRPNDTDSEASSFAGSAVARTRITQQASASGRVTVDEVDQDGKYVRLSNKADEDQNLGNWQVKRQVGSSAPIAFKFPAKFILKAGRRVTIWAAGAGGNHNPPSDLVWKTQANWGTGDQFQTTLINANGEEMAMRKVTRTHLEDDDDDMVAHSTCGDSEYNLRSRTVMCGSCGFSPDKPNNGSSVSTASRSYRTGGISEGFLPHSYVFSSSTPRKTGIRTETCPIM; encoded by the exons ATGGCGACCCCAAAAACCACTCCTCGAGGTGCAAACCATGCCCTCTCCCCCAACCGCATCACACGTCTCCAGGAGAAGAAAGATCTCAGCAACCTCAACGACCGTCTGGCCGTTTACATCGACAAGGTCCGTTCCCTGGAAGTGGAGAACGCCGGCTTGCGTTTGCGCATCACTGAATCCGAAACAGAGGTGTCCCGGGAGCTGACGGGCCTGAAGGCCGCTTACGAGACGGAGCTGGCGGATGCCCGTAAGACTCTGGACTCGGTGGCCAAAGAGCGTGCACGTCTGCAGCTGGAGGTGGGCAAGCTGAGGGAGGAATTCAAGGAGCTGAAAGCAAG GAACACGAAGAAAGAATCCGATCTGGCAGGAGCGCTGCAGAGGCTCAAAGACTTGGAAGCCTTGCTGAACTCCAAGGACGCGTCTTTGACGACAGCGTTAGGAGAAAAGCGTAGCCTTGAGACAGAAAATCGAGATCTGAAGACGCAGGTTGCCAAG CTCGACACCAGCTTGGGAGATGCCCGAAAGCAGCTGCAGGATGAGATGCTCAGGAGGGTGGATGGAGAGAATCGCATTCAAACCCTTAAAGAGGAGCTGGAGTTTCAAAAGAACCTGCATTCCGAG GAGTTGCGCGAGGTCAAACGCCGGCACGAGTCTCGCGTGGTGGAGTTGGAAAACGGCCGCCAGGAAGATTATGAAAGCAAACTGGCCGACGCCTTGATGGAGATGCGAAGCCAGCATGAACTTCAAATTAAACTCTACAAGGAGGAGATTGAGAAGACCTACAACTCCAAG CTGGAAGGTGCTCGCCAGTCAGCGGACCGAAGCAGCCACCTGGTGGGCGCGGCGCACGAGGAGCTCCAGCAGACCCGGATCCGACTGGAGTCCGTTTCATCTCAATTAAGCCAGCTTCAAAAACAG CTTGCAGCCCGTGATGCAAAAGTGAAAGATCTGGAGGAGGCTCTGTCTAGAGAGAGGGACACCATGCGTCGCCTCCTCGGGGAGAAAGACCGAGAAATGGCCGACATTAGGCAGCGgatgcagcagcagctggaTGAGTATCAGGAGCTAATGGATGTCAAGCTAGCGCTGGATATGGAGATAAGTGCCTACAGGAAGTTGCTTGAAGGCGAGGAGGagag GCTACGCCTTTCCCCGAGTCCACCGCCGACAAGGATGGCAGGAAGTCGCTCCTCGACCACGTCGGTTCATTCCCGATCCTTCAACTGCAGCGCTCACAACTCCAGCGGGAAGAGGAAGCGTCCCAACGACACGGACAGCGAGGCTTCGAGCTTCGCCGGAAGCGCCGTGGCTCGTACTCGCATCACCCAGCAGGCCTCTGCTAGCGGGCGGGTCACCGTGGATGAGGTGGACCAGGATGGCAAATATGTCCGACTCAGCAATAAAGCAGATGAG GATCAGAATTTGGGGAACTGGCAGGTGAAGCGCCAGGTTGGATCTTCTGCTCCCATCGCATTCAAGTTTCCCGCAAAGTTCATCCTAAAGGCCGGCCGGAGAGTCACG ATCTGGGCGGCTGGCGCTGGCGGAAACCACAATCCTCCCTCTGATCTAGTCTGGAAGACACAGGCCAACTGGGGAACCGGAGACCAGTTCCAGACTACCTTGATCAACGCTAACGGAGAG GAAATGGCGATGAGGAAAGTCACTCGCACACATTTggaagacgatgatgacgacatg GTTGCTCACAGCACCTGCGGGGACAGCGAGTACAATCTTCGTAGTCGTACAGTTATGTGCGGCTCCTGCGGATTCTCCCCGGACAAGCCCAACAACGGCAGCTCCGTGTCTACGGCTTCCCGCTCCTACCGTACTGGTGGCATCTCAGAGGGTTTTCTGCCTCATTCCTACGTGTTCAGTAGTAGCACACCTCGCAAG actggAATCCGAACTGAGACCTGTCCAATAATGTGA
- the LOC119129947 gene encoding prelamin-A/C-like, whose product MHDTESFLDQQKQARELATPENTPQGANNALSPNRITRLQEMEDLSNLNNRLAVYIDNARSLEVENGGLRLHITESETEVSRQLTGLKAVYEMELADARATLDSEVKERGHLELEVSKLRVEFKEMKAR is encoded by the coding sequence ATGCATGATACTGAGTCTTTCCTGGATCAGCAGAAGCAAGCTCGAGAGTTGGCGACCCCAGAAAACACTCCTCAAGGTGCAAACAACGCCCTCTCCCCCAACCGCATCACACGTCTCCAGGAGATGGAAGATCTCAGCAACCTCAACAACCGTCTGGCCGTTTACATCGACAACGCCCGTTCCCTGGAAGTGGAGAACGGCGGCTTGCGTTTGCACATCACTGAATCCGAAACAGAGGTGTCCCGGCAGCTGACGGGCCTGAAGGCCGTTTACGAGATGGAGCTGGCGGATGCCCGTGCGACTCTGGACTCGGAGGTCAAAGAGCGTGGACATCTGGAGCTGGAGGTGAGCAAGCTGAGGGTGGAATTCAAGGAGATGAAAGCAAGGTGA
- the LOC119130811 gene encoding NAD(P)H-hydrate epimerase-like: MLSVRTLFGIGFLVTSRAAAVFAQTGKCPLSPSANNHQKNCHSSRQFSIMAQSIKYLGQEEAQRIDEELFSEYGFSVDQLMELAGLSCATAITRAYPLSSLVKPKPTVLVICGPGNNGGDGLGYEPSILYPKRPNKPLFQGLTTQCQKMEIPFLTEMPEAPVIDEAFNLVIDAIFGFSFKGAAREPFGSIIDVLKKTTVPIASIDIPSGWDVEPPP, translated from the exons ATGCTGAGTGTGCGGACTCTTTTTGGCATCGGCTTTCTGGTGACCTCACGGGCCGCAGCGGTTTTTGCTCAAACGGGGAAATGCCCACTTTCACCTTCAGCTAACAACCACCAGAAGAACTGTCACAGTAGCAGACAATTTTCCATCATGGCCCAGAGCATCAAGTACCTTGG ACAAGAGGAAGCCCAGCGCATTGACGAGGAGCTCTTCAGTGAGTACGGCTTCAGTGTGGACCAGCTGATGGAGCTCGCAGGGCTCAGTTGTGCTACCGCCATCACAAGG GCATATCCACTGAGTTCCTTGGTCAAGCCCAAACCCACAGTGCTGGTTATATGTGGACCCGGCAACAATGGAGGAGACGGCCTG GGTTACGAACCCTCCATCCTGTATCCAAAGAGGCCCAACAAACCACTGTTTCAGGGTCTGACCACCCAGTGCCAGAAAATGGAGATCCCATTTCTTACAGAGATGCCCGAG gCTCCTGTGATTGACGAGGCCTTCAACCTGGTGATCGATGCCATCTTCGGCTTCAGTTTTAAGGGGGCGGCGCGAGAGCCTTTTGGTTCCATCATCGATGTCCTGAAGAAGACCACTGTGCCCATTGCTAGCATCGACATCCCTTCAG gttGGGATGTGGAgccccctccgtga